In Finegoldia magna ATCC 53516, a genomic segment contains:
- a CDS encoding APC family permease: protein MKNDVLIDDQKKKSLTVTNLIWMGFTVVWGFGNVVNNYANQGLTVITSWIFIMALYFIPYSLMVGELGSTFKEGQSGLSYWIKQTMGPLLAYLSGWTYWVVHIPYLAQKPQNLMVAGSWAIFRNPKMVKSLNPIVLQALVLIIFLLFVLLAANGIKSIKVLGSIAGTASFVMGILFILLMLAAPALRGVEVASPNMMSIKTYLPNFNLHYLTTISMLVFAVGGCEKISPYVNDTQDAGKNFPKAMLIMALMVTVSAILGSVAMGMMFDTTNVANDLKMNGAYYAFEKLGQYYGIGSSLVIIYALTNFAGQAAALVMSIDAPLKLLLSEADAKYVPNFLRKINDKKVPVGGYKLTTILVSILIIIPALGIGNSNELYNWLLDLNSIVMPMRYMWVFAAYFALKHYLHEKQGVEYKFTKSKSFGKFIAGWCFVFTAFACILGMIPKEGEPFTSQWNFKLMLNILTPVVLLGLGLILPSIAKKEQAKNI from the coding sequence ATGAAAAACGATGTTTTAATTGACGATCAAAAGAAAAAATCGCTTACAGTGACCAATCTGATTTGGATGGGATTCACAGTTGTATGGGGTTTTGGAAATGTTGTTAATAACTACGCTAACCAAGGTTTGACAGTTATTACAAGTTGGATATTCATAATGGCTTTGTATTTTATTCCTTATTCATTGATGGTTGGAGAACTTGGTTCAACTTTCAAAGAAGGACAATCAGGACTTAGCTATTGGATAAAACAAACAATGGGACCATTACTAGCTTATTTGTCTGGCTGGACTTATTGGGTAGTACATATCCCATATTTAGCACAAAAACCACAAAACTTAATGGTTGCAGGTTCATGGGCGATTTTTAGAAATCCTAAAATGGTAAAATCTTTAAATCCAATTGTACTACAAGCATTAGTGTTAATAATATTTTTATTATTCGTGCTTTTAGCTGCAAATGGTATTAAATCTATAAAAGTTTTAGGTTCAATTGCCGGTACTGCAAGTTTTGTGATGGGTATTTTATTTATTTTGTTAATGTTGGCAGCTCCTGCATTAAGAGGAGTAGAAGTTGCATCTCCAAACATGATGAGCATCAAAACTTATCTGCCTAATTTTAATTTGCATTATTTAACGACGATATCCATGTTAGTGTTTGCCGTAGGTGGTTGTGAAAAAATCTCACCATATGTAAATGATACACAAGATGCAGGGAAAAATTTCCCAAAAGCTATGTTAATTATGGCTTTGATGGTAACTGTATCTGCGATTTTAGGTTCAGTTGCAATGGGGATGATGTTCGATACAACAAATGTTGCAAACGACTTAAAAATGAATGGCGCTTACTACGCATTTGAAAAATTGGGACAATATTATGGAATAGGTTCATCACTTGTTATCATATATGCTTTGACAAACTTCGCTGGACAAGCAGCAGCTTTGGTTATGAGTATCGACGCACCGCTTAAACTTTTATTGAGTGAAGCAGATGCAAAATACGTTCCAAACTTCTTGAGAAAAATCAACGACAAAAAAGTTCCAGTTGGTGGATATAAATTAACTACAATTTTGGTTAGTATTTTGATTATTATTCCAGCATTGGGAATTGGAAACTCAAATGAATTGTACAACTGGTTGTTGGATTTGAACTCAATAGTAATGCCAATGCGTTATATGTGGGTATTTGCGGCATATTTTGCATTAAAACACTACTTACATGAAAAACAAGGCGTAGAATATAAATTCACAAAATCAAAATCATTTGGTAAATTTATCGCTGGTTGGTGTTTTGTATTTACAGCATTTGCATGTATATTAGGTATGATTCCAAAAGAAGGGGAACCATTTACAAGTCAATGGAATTTCAAATTGATGCTTAACATTTTGACTCCAGTCGTATTGTTGGGATTGGGTCTAATATTGCCATCAATTGCTAAAAAAGAACAAGCAAAAAATATTTAA
- the pepT gene encoding peptidase T produces the protein MIDIVDRFIEYAKIYTTSDESSETCPSTARQKDLGNLLVKQLKEMGIDNAHMDENGYVYASLESNLDRESKSIGFISHMDTAPDMSGENVKPQILEYKGGDIKLSDTVTTTVEDFPFLKDLEGQTLIHTDGTTLLGADDKSGIAIIMDAVNKLCENKDIKHPTIKIGFTPDEEIGRGADLFDVEKFGADFAYTLDGGPIGELEYENFNAAGATITIHGKNVHPGSAKNTMINSQLIGMELFNELPVAQRPEHTEHYEGFYLLTSFEGSVENTVMKFIIRDHDKKKFDEKKSYLEKLVQFLNVKYNNAIELDMKDSYYNMKEKIEPVMEIVDLAYKSMEDLGIKPLVQPIRGGTDGAQLSYKGLPCPNIFTGGYAFHGKHELLSIDQMKKASDLVLKIIENYSK, from the coding sequence ATGATAGATATAGTTGATAGATTTATTGAATACGCGAAGATTTACACTACAAGTGATGAATCAAGCGAAACTTGTCCATCAACAGCTAGACAAAAAGATTTGGGTAATCTTTTGGTTAAACAACTAAAAGAAATGGGAATCGACAATGCGCACATGGACGAAAATGGATATGTGTATGCATCATTAGAATCAAACTTAGATAGAGAATCCAAATCTATCGGATTTATTTCTCACATGGATACTGCTCCTGATATGTCAGGGGAAAATGTAAAACCACAAATTTTGGAATACAAAGGTGGAGACATCAAATTATCTGATACTGTCACTACAACTGTGGAAGATTTTCCATTTTTAAAAGATTTGGAAGGACAAACTTTAATTCATACAGATGGAACTACACTTTTGGGTGCTGATGATAAATCTGGTATCGCGATTATAATGGACGCTGTAAATAAATTATGTGAAAACAAAGATATTAAGCATCCAACAATTAAAATTGGATTTACTCCTGATGAAGAAATAGGCAGAGGAGCTGATTTGTTCGATGTAGAAAAATTCGGAGCTGATTTTGCATATACTTTGGATGGTGGCCCAATTGGAGAATTGGAATACGAAAACTTCAATGCAGCAGGTGCGACAATAACTATTCACGGTAAAAATGTTCACCCTGGTAGTGCAAAAAATACTATGATTAATTCACAATTAATCGGTATGGAATTATTCAATGAACTTCCAGTAGCTCAAAGACCAGAACACACTGAACATTACGAAGGATTTTATTTGTTGACATCATTCGAAGGATCTGTTGAAAATACCGTTATGAAATTCATAATCAGAGATCACGACAAGAAAAAATTCGACGAAAAGAAATCTTATTTGGAAAAATTAGTCCAATTCTTGAATGTGAAATACAACAACGCTATCGAATTAGACATGAAAGATAGCTATTACAACATGAAAGAAAAAATAGAACCTGTAATGGAAATTGTGGATTTGGCTTATAAATCAATGGAAGATTTGGGAATAAAACCATTAGTTCAACCAATCAGAGGTGGTACTGATGGAGCACAATTATCATACAAAGGACTTCCATGCCCGAACATTTTCACTGGTGGATATGCCTTCCATGGAAAGCACGAATTATTATCTATCGACCAAATGAAAAAAGCATCGGATTTGGTTTTGAAAATAATAGAAAATTATTCAAAATAA
- a CDS encoding NAD(P)-dependent malic enzyme, translating to MNIEEIKQKALELHEKNQGKLEVVSKVKVNDAMDLALAYTPGVAEPCKKIHEDNDLAYKYTNKGNMVAVVTDGSAVLGLGNIGGIAGMPVMEGKSVLFKEFGNVDAFPICLNTQDTEEIIRTVKAISPSFGGINLEDIAAPRCFEIEKRLIEELDIPVFHDDQHGTAVIVLSAVINALRIVKKDISDVKIVISGAGAAGIAISNLLTLAGAKNNLILNSRGIIDPDDEKLDEARREIARTTNPNKVKGDLKTAMENADIFIGVSAPGILTKEMVSSMNHDSIVLAMANPVPEIYPDEAKEAGARVVGTGRSDYPNQVNNVLVFPGIFRGALDAKADRITDDMKLSAAYAIAHMVEQPTEERILPEAFNKDVARNVANAVKKSWEEKEVIK from the coding sequence ATGAATATCGAAGAAATCAAACAAAAAGCTCTTGAACTTCACGAAAAAAATCAAGGGAAATTAGAAGTAGTATCTAAAGTAAAAGTTAATGACGCTATGGATTTGGCGTTGGCTTACACTCCTGGTGTTGCTGAACCTTGTAAGAAAATTCATGAAGACAATGATTTAGCATATAAATATACAAATAAAGGAAATATGGTTGCTGTTGTAACTGATGGTTCTGCAGTTTTAGGTTTGGGAAATATCGGTGGAATTGCTGGTATGCCTGTTATGGAAGGTAAATCAGTTTTATTTAAAGAATTCGGTAATGTTGATGCATTTCCTATTTGCTTGAACACTCAAGACACTGAAGAAATTATTAGAACTGTGAAAGCAATTTCTCCTTCATTTGGCGGAATTAATCTTGAAGATATTGCAGCTCCAAGATGTTTTGAAATCGAAAAAAGATTAATCGAAGAATTAGATATTCCAGTATTCCACGACGACCAACACGGTACTGCTGTTATCGTATTATCAGCAGTTATAAATGCGTTGAGAATTGTTAAGAAAGATATTTCTGATGTCAAAATCGTAATCAGCGGTGCAGGTGCTGCAGGTATTGCAATTTCTAACTTATTAACATTAGCTGGTGCTAAGAATAATTTAATCTTAAATAGCCGTGGAATTATTGATCCTGATGATGAAAAACTTGACGAAGCTAGAAGAGAAATCGCTAGAACAACTAACCCTAATAAAGTTAAAGGCGATTTGAAAACTGCGATGGAAAATGCAGATATTTTCATCGGAGTTTCTGCTCCTGGAATCTTAACAAAAGAAATGGTATCTTCAATGAACCACGATTCTATTGTTTTAGCAATGGCTAATCCAGTTCCAGAAATCTATCCTGACGAAGCGAAAGAAGCTGGTGCAAGAGTAGTTGGTACAGGTAGAAGTGATTATCCTAACCAAGTTAACAATGTATTGGTATTCCCTGGAATATTCAGAGGCGCATTGGATGCAAAAGCTGACAGAATTACTGACGATATGAAATTATCAGCAGCTTATGCTATTGCTCACATGGTTGAACAACCAACAGAAGAAAGAATTTTGCCAGAAGCATTTAACAAAGATGTTGCAAGAAATGTTGCAAACGCAGTTAAAAAATCTTGGGAAGAAAAGGAAGTTATTAAATAG